In a genomic window of Gloeothece verrucosa PCC 7822:
- a CDS encoding response regulator, with translation MLRVLIIDDNRDDRALAIHQLKKSFSEIEITEVGTEAQFSQVLSNYLFDVVITDYQLHWSNGINVLKIIKAHHPTCPVIMFTNTATQETALEAMKCGLNDYVVKSPSHYVRLPAAVQAALERVAAQVKAANLQTRIQTLLNHLNVGIYRLTAKGLLLEANPAFLRLLGLQSITEIPSTHSLQAYFEPDHYTELLAQLTQNGEAQEREIQLRCADGGTRWVKISTTFTQESSDIIIEGLMEDITERKQAQARAETEKQRFQFLANASRLFASSLDYHLTLKNLVNLVVPTLADICVIDLVEPTKLVFDEPIVAATDPSLSALMLELRQNYPLSADYGAVKLLNINQSELKHYVSSSVWQEIAQDARHLTILQKLGIQASMAVPMIVHDRNFGTITLISTKTSRTYDHTDLALAQELARRAAIALDNAYLYQQAQQANQIKDEFLAIVSHELRNPLNAMLGWSQLLHKREFEDTMVNQAITIIERNALLQKKLIEDLLDISRIIQNRLHISREPVYLIPLIDTVIDTLRPNIKAKAIEISSNLDTSTKPVFGDAYRLEQIVGNLLSNAIKFTSTGGKINVQLSQEGSLAKITVADTGQGISPEFLPFIFERFRQADPSKTRSQSGLGLGLAIVRHLVELHGGSVYAASPGVGKGATFIVQLPTQDSCCVTSGENSAINFEGFPQLVGLKILVVDDDFDNRELIAFILEQQQAQVTLAASATEAFNIISQLDINILISDIGMPDEDGYSLIRRIRSFQPAPKCYIPAIALTAFAKEEDQKIATEAGFQCYIAKPIDPNYLIEVVVNLSSKSNFFHNLLS, from the coding sequence ATGCTGCGAGTCCTCATTATTGATGACAACCGCGATGATCGTGCCCTAGCCATTCATCAGTTGAAAAAGTCTTTTTCAGAAATAGAGATCACTGAAGTAGGCACAGAGGCTCAGTTTAGTCAAGTTTTAAGCAATTATTTATTTGATGTCGTTATTACAGATTATCAACTTCACTGGAGTAATGGAATAAATGTACTAAAAATTATTAAGGCTCATCATCCCACTTGCCCAGTGATCATGTTTACCAATACCGCCACACAAGAAACTGCACTTGAGGCTATGAAATGCGGGCTAAATGATTATGTGGTTAAATCTCCGAGTCATTATGTTCGGTTACCGGCAGCCGTTCAAGCGGCTTTAGAACGAGTAGCAGCACAAGTAAAAGCGGCAAATTTACAGACACGTATTCAAACGTTGCTCAACCACCTAAATGTAGGAATCTACCGCCTCACGGCTAAGGGTTTATTGCTGGAAGCTAACCCGGCCTTTTTACGATTATTGGGTCTTCAGTCCATCACAGAAATTCCTTCTACCCACTCACTACAAGCTTACTTTGAACCCGACCATTATACAGAACTGTTGGCTCAGTTAACCCAAAATGGAGAAGCGCAAGAGCGAGAAATTCAACTGAGATGTGCAGATGGTGGCACACGTTGGGTAAAAATTAGCACAACTTTTACTCAAGAAAGTAGCGACATTATTATTGAGGGATTAATGGAGGATATTACTGAACGCAAACAAGCACAAGCACGAGCCGAAACCGAAAAGCAAAGGTTTCAGTTTTTAGCTAATGCCAGCCGCTTGTTCGCTTCTTCACTAGACTATCATTTGACGTTAAAAAATTTAGTGAATTTGGTAGTACCAACACTAGCCGATATTTGTGTAATTGATCTAGTTGAACCGACTAAACTGGTATTTGATGAGCCAATTGTGGCGGCAACAGATCCATCTCTTAGTGCTTTGATGCTTGAACTTAGACAAAATTACCCTTTGTCTGCTGATTACGGTGCGGTAAAGCTATTAAACATTAATCAATCCGAGTTAAAACATTATGTTTCTAGTTCAGTTTGGCAAGAAATAGCTCAGGATGCACGCCATCTTACTATCCTTCAAAAGCTTGGGATTCAAGCCTCGATGGCAGTACCAATGATAGTTCATGACCGCAATTTTGGGACAATTACGTTAATTTCCACTAAGACCAGTCGCACTTACGATCATACAGATCTTGCTCTCGCTCAAGAATTGGCACGACGCGCCGCCATTGCTTTAGATAATGCTTACTTATACCAACAAGCTCAACAAGCTAATCAAATTAAAGACGAATTTTTAGCCATTGTTTCTCATGAACTTAGGAATCCTCTTAATGCAATGTTGGGATGGTCACAACTATTACATAAGCGAGAGTTTGAAGACACAATGGTTAATCAAGCGATTACTATTATTGAGCGCAATGCTTTACTTCAAAAAAAATTAATTGAAGACTTGTTGGACATTTCTCGTATTATTCAAAACCGATTACATATTTCGCGGGAACCGGTTTATTTAATTCCCCTAATTGATACGGTAATAGACACACTAAGACCGAACATTAAAGCTAAAGCTATTGAAATTTCATCAAATCTTGATACCTCTACAAAACCGGTGTTCGGAGATGCTTATCGTTTAGAACAAATTGTTGGTAATTTGCTCTCTAATGCGATTAAGTTTACTTCTACAGGAGGGAAAATTAATGTTCAACTTTCTCAAGAGGGTTCTCTAGCTAAAATTACGGTGGCTGATACCGGACAAGGCATTTCCCCTGAGTTTTTGCCGTTTATTTTCGAGCGATTTCGTCAAGCTGATCCCTCAAAAACCCGTTCACAAAGCGGCTTGGGATTGGGTTTGGCAATTGTCCGTCACTTGGTAGAATTGCATGGGGGTAGTGTTTATGCGGCTAGTCCAGGTGTTGGTAAAGGTGCTACTTTTATTGTACAATTGCCCACTCAAGACTCCTGTTGTGTAACCTCTGGGGAGAATTCAGCCATCAATTTTGAAGGATTTCCCCAATTGGTTGGGCTAAAAATTTTAGTCGTGGATGATGATTTTGATAACCGAGAGTTGATTGCTTTTATTTTAGAGCAACAGCAGGCTCAGGTAACTTTAGCGGCATCGGCTACAGAAGCTTTTAATATTATTTCTCAATTAGATATAAATATTTTAATTAGTGATATTGGTATGCCGGACGAGGATGGTTATTCTTTGATCCGCCGAATTCGATCTTTTCAACCTGCACCTAAGTGTTATATACCTGCCATCGCTCTGACTGCCTTTGCTAAAGAAGAAGACCAAAAAATAGCAACTGAAGCAGGGTTTCAATGTTATATTGCAAAACCTATTGATCCCAATTATTTGATTGAAGTGGTTGTGAATCTTAGCAGTAAATCAAATTTCTTTCACAATCTGCTTTCTTAA
- a CDS encoding response regulator: protein MTTDLSTILLVEDNPKDVFLIQRAIRKANITTPIQVVHDGDAAVQYLAGQAPYLDRTVYPLPVFILLDLKLPRRSGAEVLMWLRQQPGIRRLPVVVLTSSREYTDINRIYDLGANAYIVKPPNFDQLVNIIQTLNLHWIIYNEKPELNSWI, encoded by the coding sequence ATGACTACTGATTTAAGCACGATTTTGCTGGTTGAGGATAATCCTAAAGATGTTTTTCTGATTCAGCGAGCTATTCGTAAAGCGAATATTACCACTCCTATACAAGTGGTTCACGATGGTGATGCGGCAGTGCAATATCTTGCAGGACAAGCTCCTTATTTAGACCGCACTGTTTATCCGTTGCCTGTATTTATTTTGTTAGACCTTAAGCTGCCTCGACGTTCTGGAGCAGAAGTTTTAATGTGGCTTCGCCAACAACCTGGCATTAGGCGGCTGCCGGTAGTGGTTTTAACTTCATCCCGAGAGTATACTGATATAAACCGGATTTACGATTTGGGAGCTAATGCTTATATTGTTAAACCCCCAAATTTTGATCAGTTAGTTAATATTATTCAAACCCTTAATCTTCACTGGATAATTTATAATGAAAAGCCTGAGTTAAATAGTTGGATTTAA
- a CDS encoding sensor histidine kinase: protein MSQPLRVLLIDDNRSDRTLIIRELQRVFLGLQVQEVIDAQAFEQAINVDTFDVVVTDYELGWSNGLEVLRTVKAHYPRCPVVMFTNTGTEEIAVEALKSGLDDYIIKEPGRYIRVPTAISLALERIETRQRAILLQIRLQGLLNQLKVGIFRSISNGILIEANRAFLELLGVSSLAQANEMYLIDTRECYRLLVNLEPPQRQEREVQIQRGDNTFFWALLTTTLNSVEGIRVVDGLLEDITQRKQAEAALEQLNNTLEARVIERTAQLEEANQDLEEFAYSVSHDLRAPLRTIQGFTQLLLEDKESFDLTKLEYIQRIAANAQKLDVLITELLSYSRLKQTEIELEPVNLSLLLTHVLTEMDFEMRQRQAEVSIEEPLPMVQANLIILIQVLTNLLANAVKFVPLEESSTSNVHPQVRIWAQLEGEQCRLWIEDNGIGIPLAQQQQIFRPFTRLHSEEEYPGTGIGLAIVRKGVERMGGAVGVESQPGQGSRFWIQLALSI, encoded by the coding sequence ATGAGTCAACCTCTCCGAGTTCTTTTGATTGATGATAACCGTAGTGATCGCACTTTAATTATCCGTGAATTGCAACGGGTATTTTTAGGATTACAAGTGCAAGAAGTGATTGATGCCCAAGCATTTGAGCAGGCTATTAATGTTGATACTTTTGATGTGGTTGTGACTGACTATGAGTTAGGTTGGAGTAACGGGTTAGAAGTGCTACGAACGGTTAAGGCGCATTACCCCCGTTGTCCGGTGGTGATGTTTACTAATACCGGAACTGAAGAAATTGCCGTCGAAGCCTTAAAGTCTGGGCTTGATGATTACATTATTAAAGAACCTGGCCGTTATATTCGGGTTCCTACGGCTATTAGTTTGGCTTTAGAGCGAATTGAAACAAGACAACGGGCTATTCTCTTACAAATTCGTTTGCAAGGGTTGCTTAATCAATTGAAGGTGGGCATTTTCCGCTCTATTTCAAATGGTATATTGATTGAAGCTAACCGAGCTTTTTTAGAGCTATTGGGAGTAAGTTCTCTAGCTCAGGCAAATGAAATGTATTTAATTGATACTCGTGAATGTTATCGTTTATTAGTCAATTTAGAGCCGCCACAACGACAAGAGCGAGAAGTGCAAATACAACGGGGTGATAATACTTTCTTTTGGGCACTTCTAACCACTACTCTCAATTCTGTTGAAGGAATTAGGGTTGTAGATGGGCTGCTCGAAGATATCACACAACGTAAGCAAGCTGAGGCCGCACTTGAGCAACTGAATAATACTTTAGAAGCCCGAGTGATAGAACGTACTGCCCAACTCGAAGAAGCGAATCAAGATTTAGAGGAATTTGCTTATTCGGTTTCTCATGACTTACGCGCTCCCTTAAGAACTATTCAAGGGTTTACTCAATTATTGTTAGAGGATAAAGAATCTTTTGATTTGACTAAATTAGAATATATTCAACGTATTGCGGCTAATGCTCAAAAATTAGATGTTTTAATTACTGAGCTTTTAAGTTATAGCCGCTTAAAGCAGACAGAGATTGAGCTTGAACCGGTTAACCTATCTTTGCTGTTAACCCATGTCTTGACTGAAATGGATTTTGAAATGAGACAGCGACAGGCCGAGGTGAGCATTGAGGAGCCTCTGCCAATGGTGCAAGCAAATCTTATTATTCTTATTCAAGTTTTGACAAATTTATTGGCTAATGCTGTAAAATTTGTGCCACTAGAGGAATCCTCAACCTCAAATGTACATCCCCAGGTAAGAATTTGGGCACAACTAGAGGGAGAGCAATGTCGTTTGTGGATAGAAGATAATGGTATTGGTATTCCTTTAGCGCAACAGCAACAAATCTTTAGACCTTTTACTCGGCTTCACAGTGAGGAAGAATATCCGGGGACGGGAATTGGATTAGCCATCGTGCGAAAAGGTGTAGAACGTATGGGAGGAGCGGTTGGCGTTGAATCTCAACCTGGACAAGGAAGTCGCTTTTGGATACAATTGGCTTTATCAATATGA
- a CDS encoding sensor histidine kinase: protein MSLILEFSQTLFRKRLTRAIILPIILLAFISGVSIWQITELLSALRWVTHSAQVISQGNYSQKLLLDMETGFRGYLLTGNQEFLQPYEQAQSLIEPELKDLKRFVSDNPNQVQRVTKLIALYQQWKQQLLPAITHRQQGQPESLSDLQRRKQVMDQMRQQLTLFIIAEEKLRDQRTQKAEKTTHFITLSTVCLALIVGAVLAYFISRQIIQVSKIYENALRIAQVKTQEAQQSAGALQQELIEHQQAEIKLREQEQQFRSTFNQAAVGIAHVSLTGQWLRVNQKLCEILGYTNEQLLARTFQEITYPDDLTIDLNYVARMLNNQIQTYSIEKRYIHQNNFLIWVNLTVSLVRKANGEPKYFISVVEDISQRKQIEAERQQIQQELRQLNLELEQRVIERTAQLQEINQELETFTYSVSHDLRAPLRTIQGFAVALLEDCGSQIEDFCKSYIDSIIDDAAQMNQLISDLLAYSRLTRTEIILQPTALDQVLDQALKQLTTQIEEKHAQIQIALPLPQVMAHRSTLIQVIVNLLSNALKFIKPDIQPQIDIFVTTERQDNQDWIKLSIVDNGIGIAPEHQERVFQVFERLHGAESYPGTGIGLAIVRKGLERMGGRVGVQSLLGQGSHFWIALPKAVLL, encoded by the coding sequence ATGAGTCTGATTCTTGAATTTTCTCAAACCTTATTTCGGAAAAGGCTAACTCGTGCCATCATTTTACCTATTATCTTGTTAGCTTTTATTTCTGGTGTTTCTATTTGGCAAATTACTGAGTTATTATCGGCTCTGCGTTGGGTGACTCACTCGGCTCAAGTGATATCCCAAGGTAATTATTCCCAAAAGCTACTTTTAGATATGGAAACGGGATTTCGCGGCTATTTATTGACAGGAAATCAAGAGTTTTTACAACCTTATGAACAAGCCCAGAGTTTGATTGAGCCAGAATTAAAAGATTTAAAACGTTTTGTTTCAGATAATCCTAATCAAGTCCAAAGAGTCACTAAGTTAATTGCTTTATATCAACAATGGAAGCAACAACTTTTACCAGCGATCACTCACCGCCAACAAGGTCAACCTGAATCTTTAAGTGATCTCCAACGCCGAAAACAAGTGATGGACCAGATGCGGCAACAACTTACTCTGTTCATCATAGCTGAAGAAAAATTACGTGATCAACGCACTCAAAAAGCTGAAAAAACGACTCATTTTATTACTCTAAGTACCGTCTGTTTAGCTCTTATTGTGGGGGCTGTGCTGGCTTATTTTATTAGTCGCCAAATTATTCAAGTGTCTAAAATTTATGAAAATGCCCTACGTATAGCCCAAGTTAAAACGCAAGAAGCCCAGCAATCAGCAGGCGCTTTACAACAAGAATTAATCGAACATCAACAAGCAGAAATAAAACTCCGAGAACAAGAACAACAATTTCGTTCTACTTTTAATCAAGCCGCCGTTGGAATTGCTCATGTCAGTTTAACGGGTCAATGGCTGCGGGTTAATCAGAAACTCTGTGAAATTTTAGGTTATACCAATGAACAGTTACTTGCTCGAACTTTTCAAGAGATTACTTATCCTGATGACTTAACTATTGATCTTAATTATGTGGCTCGAATGCTCAACAATCAAATTCAAACTTATTCTATAGAAAAGCGTTATATTCATCAGAATAATTTCCTAATTTGGGTTAATTTAACTGTATCACTGGTGCGAAAAGCCAATGGAGAGCCAAAATATTTTATTTCTGTTGTAGAAGATATCAGTCAACGTAAGCAAATCGAAGCTGAACGTCAACAAATACAACAAGAGTTGCGGCAATTGAATTTAGAGTTGGAGCAACGAGTTATTGAACGCACTGCCCAATTACAAGAAATTAATCAGGAGTTAGAAACCTTTACTTATTCAGTTTCTCATGACCTGCGGGCCCCTTTACGAACGATACAAGGTTTTGCTGTAGCATTGTTAGAAGACTGTGGTAGTCAAATAGAAGATTTTTGTAAAAGTTATATTGACTCTATTATTGATGATGCGGCTCAAATGAATCAATTAATCAGCGATTTGCTGGCCTATAGCCGCTTGACTCGTACTGAAATCATTTTACAGCCCACTGCATTAGATCAAGTCCTAGACCAAGCACTAAAGCAATTAACTACTCAGATTGAGGAAAAACACGCTCAAATTCAGATTGCTTTGCCACTGCCTCAAGTGATGGCTCATCGTTCAACTCTTATTCAAGTTATTGTTAATCTGCTCAGTAATGCCCTTAAATTTATTAAACCAGATATTCAACCGCAGATAGATATTTTTGTAACCACAGAGCGGCAAGATAATCAGGATTGGATAAAATTATCAATTGTAGACAACGGTATAGGCATTGCACCCGAACATCAAGAGCGAGTATTCCAAGTGTTTGAACGTCTGCATGGTGCTGAAAGCTACCCCGGTACGGGCATTGGTTTAGCCATCGTTCGTAAAGGGCTAGAACGAATGGGTGGGCGAGTTGGTGTACAATCGCTATTGGGACAAGGAAGCCATTTTTGGATTGCGCTGCCAAAGGCCGTTCTCTTGTAA
- a CDS encoding cupin domain-containing protein, producing MCLPLILQPGEGPSVQIRTSTCTFKVTGKDTKNHFGLFEFVMEPGTDGASPHIHKQLTEIFYVVEGQVELILNQERISAAPGALMLVPENTPHGFSNPGTTRATLLIMFCPADSREQYFEGLAELTKNGRQPSSDELLDLMHRFDQYPVPQ from the coding sequence ATGTGTCTCCCTCTGATTTTACAGCCAGGCGAAGGGCCATCTGTTCAGATACGCACCAGCACTTGTACTTTTAAAGTGACAGGCAAAGATACAAAAAATCATTTTGGCTTGTTTGAGTTTGTGATGGAACCTGGAACCGATGGAGCAAGTCCCCACATTCACAAACAGTTAACAGAAATTTTTTATGTTGTAGAAGGGCAAGTAGAACTCATTCTCAACCAAGAACGAATATCGGCGGCTCCTGGGGCACTTATGTTAGTCCCCGAAAATACGCCACATGGATTTAGTAACCCTGGTACCACAAGAGCTACTTTATTAATCATGTTTTGCCCTGCTGATTCACGAGAACAGTATTTTGAGGGACTGGCTGAACTCACTAAAAACGGACGACAACCTAGTTCTGATGAACTACTGGACTTGATGCACCGCTTTGATCAGTATCCAGTTCCTCAATAA
- a CDS encoding exosortase-dependent surface protein XDP2: MNNLLLKTIAVFTTVTSTSITMLALIRPASAAIFTPFSFNTHVTATPASDPNSGLLNDPTRDVRLDSVEFQGTTVTNFELVNKATILQNDTYTLADGTVAGVLHVGRGPNTANDPLITEGPSKINPTATDIVETLGNLNLNSILVTRENADRASIEVSFANPVNTFFFWERGGTAGGPIAGDSDLLVEALSDDYSTVLASYKILRSNYTKANYNISTQVFPVLNNGPFNIGSIGIRLGGITTKTLRLTSANNNGLRLDIPRDNGPDFKVLAANVPVPEPMTLLGVATASIFGTYFKLKRTNH, encoded by the coding sequence ATGAACAACCTGTTACTCAAAACCATTGCAGTCTTTACCACTGTTACCTCCACTTCTATCACAATGCTTGCACTGATACGTCCGGCAAGTGCAGCAATATTTACGCCATTTTCTTTTAATACCCATGTCACCGCAACTCCTGCATCCGATCCCAATAGTGGCCTACTCAATGACCCAACTCGTGATGTGCGGCTTGACTCAGTAGAATTTCAAGGCACAACTGTCACTAACTTTGAACTGGTTAACAAAGCCACCATTCTACAAAATGATACTTACACGCTTGCCGATGGTACAGTAGCAGGGGTACTTCATGTAGGACGCGGGCCCAATACAGCCAACGATCCATTAATTACTGAAGGCCCATCAAAAATTAACCCTACAGCCACAGATATTGTTGAAACCTTGGGCAATTTAAACCTTAATAGTATTTTGGTCACTCGTGAAAATGCAGACCGAGCCAGTATAGAAGTCTCTTTTGCCAACCCAGTTAATACATTTTTCTTTTGGGAACGAGGCGGCACAGCAGGAGGGCCTATCGCTGGAGATAGTGACCTGCTAGTGGAAGCATTAAGTGATGATTACAGTACCGTGTTGGCAAGTTATAAAATCTTGAGGAGTAATTATACCAAAGCTAACTACAATATCAGCACTCAAGTGTTTCCAGTGCTGAATAATGGACCGTTTAATATTGGTTCAATAGGAATCCGTTTAGGTGGAATTACGACAAAAACATTGCGGCTCACAAGCGCCAATAATAATGGACTTAGACTAGACATACCAAGGGACAATGGGCCTGATTTTAAAGTTCTAGCGGCTAATGTTCCTGTACCTGAACCTATGACTTTATTAGGAGTAGCCACAGCTTCCATATTCGGAACTTACTTTAAACTTAAACGGACAAACCATTAA
- a CDS encoding PEP-CTERM sorting domain-containing protein translates to MLSRAAKTLGVASATSLTFFSLLVGSASAASTNLGSLSGIKFNDLNKNGVRDLLEVGLPGWEIQLLNFEGHVIKTTTTNLSGYYQFTNLSPGPYVVREVMKPGWKQTLPTFQKNLQLGQVLGPWDYDDPDTEWPSIAPDASGNFQSPVNITQTPSINLGQYLSINYSGQQADFIKNTGLNFDLEYHPGNANFINVSGERFDLQQFHFHYESEHAINNVLSDMELHFVNRHANGGLSVLGLLIEEGNTNTALAPLFDAIANQLTANNGQIPANVPFTQQLNLASLFPSNLKGWFYNGSLTTPPATEGVNWFVFETPIQMSAAQIDIFQDYLASINLTHNNRPLQDLNGRQFNEHNHEETINGGSISGLNFGNALDLGLLGLKQFNYNVAVNDNEISDLDFGNTAVATPEPLTILGTAVAIGFGARFKQRLGKKKA, encoded by the coding sequence ATGTTATCTAGGGCAGCTAAAACTCTTGGTGTAGCTAGTGCTACTTCTTTAACCTTTTTTTCTTTGTTAGTTGGGTCTGCTAGTGCGGCATCGACAAATCTTGGCTCGCTTTCAGGAATTAAATTTAATGACCTCAATAAAAATGGAGTCAGAGATTTACTCGAAGTCGGCTTGCCAGGATGGGAAATTCAATTACTTAACTTTGAAGGTCACGTCATCAAAACTACCACAACTAATCTGTCAGGCTATTACCAATTTACCAATTTATCTCCCGGCCCTTATGTGGTTCGGGAAGTGATGAAACCTGGTTGGAAACAGACGTTGCCAACTTTTCAGAAAAATCTTCAATTAGGTCAAGTTTTAGGACCTTGGGACTATGATGATCCGGATACTGAATGGCCTTCAATCGCACCGGATGCCTCGGGCAACTTTCAATCGCCAGTAAACATCACCCAGACTCCCTCTATCAATTTAGGTCAATATCTCTCAATCAACTATTCTGGCCAACAAGCTGATTTCATCAAAAACACCGGACTTAACTTTGATCTTGAATACCATCCAGGAAACGCAAACTTCATCAACGTGAGTGGGGAAAGATTTGATCTACAGCAGTTTCATTTTCACTATGAAAGTGAACACGCTATTAATAATGTCCTCTCAGATATGGAATTACACTTCGTCAACCGCCATGCCAACGGAGGACTATCTGTTCTTGGCTTGCTGATTGAAGAAGGAAATACTAATACTGCCTTAGCACCTCTTTTTGATGCTATTGCAAATCAACTGACAGCCAATAATGGACAAATACCAGCTAATGTGCCATTTACACAACAACTAAATCTAGCGAGTCTTTTCCCTAGTAATCTTAAGGGCTGGTTTTACAATGGTTCTTTGACGACTCCCCCAGCAACTGAGGGGGTTAATTGGTTTGTGTTTGAAACTCCCATTCAAATGTCGGCAGCACAAATAGACATTTTTCAGGATTATCTAGCAAGTATTAATCTGACCCATAACAACCGTCCTTTGCAAGACCTGAATGGCAGACAGTTCAACGAACATAATCATGAAGAAACCATTAATGGCGGTTCGATTTCTGGCCTCAACTTTGGCAATGCTCTAGATTTAGGACTCTTAGGATTAAAGCAGTTTAATTATAATGTCGCTGTTAATGACAATGAGATTTCTGATCTCGACTTTGGCAACACTGCGGTCGCCACTCCTGAACCTTTAACAATTTTAGGTACTGCCGTTGCCATCGGTTTTGGCGCAAGGTTCAAACAACGCTTAGGTAAAAAGAAAGCTTAA